One Natrinema marinum genomic window carries:
- a CDS encoding TIGR03617 family F420-dependent LLM class oxidoreductase, giving the protein MSDLRIDAMVPGLSTDSGDAAARAEELGFDGVWTPEMDNDAFLPHPLIADRTDEIQQGTRIALSFTRSPMALAYTAWDLARYSDGRFVLGIGTQVKGHNERRFSVDWESPGPRLREVVESLQHIFDVFQGEADLDYQGEHYSFSLMTDNFNPGPIDHPDVPIYIAGVNEYNIRLAGELCDGLDMHVFNTPGYTDDVIAPTVAEGADRGDRSLEDVSLSASPFVVTGETEEEREQSRAEVKRRIAFYGSTRTYHDVLAHHGWRSLGEELHELSKEQRWDEMTDLITDEMVATFAIEAPPEELLAEAEDVYGGIADRIVLPLDHGEAFLTE; this is encoded by the coding sequence ATGTCAGACCTTCGCATCGACGCGATGGTGCCCGGCTTATCAACCGACTCCGGCGACGCGGCCGCGCGTGCCGAGGAACTCGGCTTCGACGGCGTCTGGACGCCCGAGATGGACAACGACGCGTTCCTTCCCCATCCGCTGATCGCCGACCGAACGGACGAGATCCAGCAGGGGACACGCATCGCGCTGTCCTTTACCCGCAGTCCAATGGCGCTCGCCTACACCGCCTGGGACCTCGCACGGTACTCCGACGGCCGGTTCGTCCTCGGGATCGGCACGCAGGTCAAGGGCCACAACGAGCGGCGCTTCAGCGTCGACTGGGAGTCGCCGGGGCCGCGGCTGCGCGAAGTGGTCGAGTCCCTCCAGCACATCTTCGACGTCTTCCAGGGCGAGGCCGACTTAGACTATCAGGGCGAGCACTACTCGTTCTCGCTGATGACGGACAACTTCAATCCGGGGCCGATCGACCACCCCGACGTGCCCATCTACATCGCGGGCGTCAACGAGTACAACATTCGGCTCGCGGGCGAACTCTGCGACGGGCTGGACATGCACGTCTTCAACACCCCCGGCTACACCGACGACGTCATCGCGCCGACCGTCGCCGAGGGGGCCGACCGCGGGGACCGCTCGCTCGAGGACGTGTCGCTCTCGGCGAGCCCGTTCGTCGTGACGGGCGAAACCGAGGAGGAACGCGAGCAGTCCCGCGCGGAGGTCAAGCGGCGAATCGCCTTCTACGGCAGCACCCGCACCTACCACGACGTGCTCGCCCACCACGGCTGGCGCTCCCTCGGGGAGGAGTTACATGAACTCTCGAAGGAGCAGCGCTGGGACGAGATGACCGACCTGATCACCGACGAGATGGTGGCGACGTTCGCGATCGAAGCGCCGCCCGAAGAATTACTCGCGGAGGCGGAGGACGTCTACGGCGGCATCGCCGACCGCATCGTCCTCCCGCTCGATCACGGCGAGGCCTTCTTGACCGAGTAG
- a CDS encoding acyl-CoA dehydrogenase family protein: MDFSEPSEAVQIKKALDDFIDQEVAPLENEYDEFLGADYEKEIVDDEHRQVPEYRNIVEQIRQKSVEAGFYGMTMPEEVGGGDVDILTRAIVGEHMSNRPPGFHSSIFGGAGGPTPILLACDDRQREEYLEPLMDGEITTCFALTEPGHGSDAHYMDTTAEKDGDEWVISGQKCYITNGPYADFAMVFARTSGDDGDLGGITCFLVEDDNPGFEVGKIHRAMGMTPGTHSELYFNDCRVGEEQVLGEVDKGFQAAMDWIGGGRINIAAGSVGTAQYLLDMSVEYARERKTFDKKIGHRQGISFQLAELATDIEQVRQLYRYAAWKMDNGERARKEESMAKLRGAKLANDAADIAMQVHGGAGFMKDLPIERNYRSARVFRIFEGTDEIQKRTIARELI; this comes from the coding sequence ATGGACTTCAGCGAACCGTCCGAAGCCGTGCAGATCAAGAAGGCGCTCGACGATTTCATCGACCAGGAAGTCGCTCCCCTCGAGAACGAGTACGACGAGTTCCTCGGTGCGGACTACGAAAAGGAGATCGTCGACGACGAGCATCGGCAGGTCCCCGAGTATCGCAACATCGTCGAACAGATTCGGCAGAAATCCGTCGAGGCGGGCTTTTACGGGATGACGATGCCCGAAGAGGTCGGTGGTGGCGACGTCGACATCCTCACGCGAGCGATCGTCGGCGAGCACATGTCGAACCGGCCGCCGGGTTTCCACAGTTCGATCTTCGGCGGCGCGGGCGGTCCGACCCCCATTTTGCTCGCCTGTGATGACCGCCAGCGCGAGGAGTACCTCGAGCCGCTGATGGACGGCGAGATCACGACCTGTTTCGCGCTGACCGAGCCGGGCCACGGGAGCGACGCTCACTACATGGATACCACTGCGGAGAAAGACGGTGACGAGTGGGTCATCAGCGGACAGAAGTGTTACATCACGAACGGCCCGTACGCCGACTTCGCGATGGTGTTCGCCCGGACGAGCGGCGACGACGGCGACTTAGGCGGTATCACGTGCTTCCTCGTGGAGGACGACAACCCCGGCTTCGAGGTGGGGAAGATTCACCGTGCGATGGGGATGACTCCCGGCACGCACTCGGAGCTGTACTTCAACGACTGCCGCGTCGGCGAGGAACAGGTCCTGGGCGAGGTCGACAAGGGCTTCCAGGCCGCGATGGACTGGATCGGCGGCGGCCGGATCAACATCGCCGCCGGCTCCGTCGGGACGGCGCAGTACCTGCTCGACATGTCCGTCGAGTACGCCCGCGAGCGGAAGACGTTCGACAAAAAGATCGGCCACCGGCAGGGGATCTCGTTCCAACTGGCCGAACTCGCGACGGACATCGAGCAGGTCCGCCAACTCTACCGCTACGCCGCCTGGAAGATGGACAACGGCGAGCGCGCCCGCAAGGAGGAGTCGATGGCGAAGCTCCGCGGCGCGAAACTGGCCAACGACGCCGCCGACATCGCGATGCAGGTCCACGGCGGCGCCGGCTTCATGAAGGATCTCCCGATCGAACGCAACTACCGCTCGGCCCGCGTCTTCCGCATCTTCGAGGGGACCGACGAGATCCAGAAACGGACGATCGCCCGCGAACTCATCTGA
- a CDS encoding MBL fold metallo-hydrolase, with protein sequence MDDPTEQRTKAATSQVSRLDFDIEWPPKHAAAYLIEEPAPTLIDTGDPEDRGEATIREGLAAKGYDLEDIEAVVVTHPHSDHIGQVPLLREAGATVYAPRTVLEQLERDATDLAAGVREVGRSAGYRGEAIEREVERAQSSLRRNRRLLAPDEAVPFEFDEPFTVAGREFEAIHTPGHQIHHASLATELNGERALFSGDALIEPFRPGAIHVGIDYKAYDAVDAFHRAMDRLEGRPFDRVYPGHGPVFTDYEGAIESTRSALESLTGETFEAVASVGPATPMEITRHRAGEVRYPAQLLDTLGALGTLEGRDRVQYKERDGVRHYSVKKASP encoded by the coding sequence ATGGACGACCCGACGGAACAGCGGACGAAAGCCGCCACCTCGCAGGTCTCCCGGCTCGACTTCGACATCGAGTGGCCGCCGAAACACGCCGCGGCCTATCTCATCGAGGAACCGGCCCCGACCCTGATCGACACCGGCGATCCGGAAGACCGCGGCGAAGCGACCATCCGCGAGGGGCTGGCCGCGAAAGGGTACGATCTCGAGGATATCGAAGCGGTCGTCGTCACTCACCCGCACAGCGACCACATCGGACAGGTGCCGCTGTTGCGCGAGGCCGGCGCGACCGTATACGCTCCCCGGACCGTTCTCGAGCAACTCGAGCGCGACGCGACCGACCTCGCGGCGGGCGTCCGCGAGGTCGGCCGCTCGGCGGGCTACCGCGGCGAGGCGATCGAACGCGAGGTCGAGCGCGCCCAGTCGTCACTGCGGCGCAACCGGCGGTTGCTCGCGCCCGACGAGGCTGTCCCGTTCGAGTTCGACGAGCCGTTTACCGTCGCGGGCCGCGAGTTCGAAGCGATCCACACGCCCGGCCACCAGATTCACCATGCAAGCCTCGCGACGGAACTGAACGGCGAGCGCGCGCTGTTCAGCGGCGACGCGCTCATCGAGCCGTTCCGGCCCGGCGCGATCCACGTCGGGATCGACTACAAGGCCTACGACGCCGTCGACGCGTTCCACCGCGCGATGGACCGTCTCGAGGGCCGACCGTTCGATCGCGTCTACCCCGGTCACGGACCGGTCTTTACCGACTACGAGGGGGCGATCGAGAGCACGCGATCGGCGCTCGAGTCGCTCACCGGCGAGACGTTCGAGGCGGTCGCGAGCGTCGGCCCCGCGACGCCGATGGAGATCACCCGCCACCGCGCCGGCGAGGTCCGGTATCCGGCGCAGTTGCTCGATACGCTCGGCGCGCTCGGCACGCTCGAGGGCCGCGATCGGGTCCAGTACAAAGAGCGCGACGGGGTCCGCCACTACTCGGTCAAGAAGGCCTCGCCGTGA
- a CDS encoding IclR family transcriptional regulator, producing the protein MATSDTNGGNRVAAVVKTLDILEALWQAGGAGVTELTERTDLAKSTVHAHLTTLRSKGYVVQEGDEYRLSLRFLSFGEHVKHAEPLYAASETPLDELSADVGQRVLCSTHQNGLGTIINVSEGSRSFTSDIDIGTHVYLHSSAGGKAMLAHFPEERVDEIVDQWGLPAFTERTITDRENLSDELATVRDEGVAYTRGEYLPGISAIGAPVLDNDGTVYGAVTVTGPEHRLENEWEENDLRTQLLSTANTIEVNMMFS; encoded by the coding sequence ATGGCAACATCGGACACCAACGGGGGAAATCGGGTGGCGGCAGTGGTGAAAACCCTGGACATCCTCGAGGCGCTGTGGCAGGCCGGGGGTGCCGGGGTGACGGAACTCACCGAGCGAACGGATCTCGCCAAGAGTACGGTCCACGCTCACCTGACGACGCTGCGCTCGAAGGGGTACGTCGTCCAGGAAGGCGACGAATATCGCCTGAGCCTCCGCTTTCTCTCCTTCGGCGAACACGTCAAGCACGCCGAACCGCTGTACGCCGCCTCGGAGACGCCGCTGGACGAACTCTCGGCGGACGTCGGCCAGCGAGTGCTCTGTTCGACACACCAGAACGGGCTCGGCACCATCATCAACGTCAGTGAGGGGAGTCGGTCGTTCACCAGCGACATCGACATCGGCACGCACGTCTACCTCCACAGTTCGGCCGGCGGCAAGGCCATGCTGGCACACTTCCCGGAGGAGCGCGTCGACGAGATCGTCGACCAGTGGGGGCTGCCTGCCTTTACCGAGAGGACGATTACGGACAGAGAGAACCTCTCCGACGAGCTCGCGACGGTTCGTGACGAAGGCGTGGCCTACACTCGCGGGGAGTACTTGCCCGGCATCAGCGCGATCGGCGCGCCGGTTCTCGACAACGACGGCACCGTCTACGGCGCGGTCACCGTCACCGGTCCCGAACACCGACTCGAGAACGAGTGGGAGGAAAACGATCTCCGCACCCAGTTGCTGTCGACGGCGAACACGATCGAAGTGAATATGATGTTCTCATAA
- a CDS encoding D-2-hydroxyacid dehydrogenase, translated as MTIVVSPHILSGGGPRLVAAICERRPEIDLEHVEDEDDLLDAVADADVLVTHRLPDDVLEAAGDLEWVQALSAGTDFFDHDALADRGVALTNVSGIHAKPIGQQVLGYLLHFERGFDRAVAQQRRREWERYMGGELGDRTVGIVGVGAIGSKVAEYCRTFDARVIGTKRDPTDAPDGVDEIYGADELESVLEASDYLVLACPLTDETRGLIDADALATLSDDAVLVNIARGGVVDQPALVDALEADELGGAALDVFEAEPLPAESPLWDRDDVLVTPHMAGSTPHYWERCADIFLRNYDRFREGEALENRVV; from the coding sequence GTGACGATCGTCGTCTCCCCGCACATCCTCTCGGGCGGCGGACCGCGACTGGTCGCCGCAATCTGCGAGCGTCGGCCGGAGATCGACCTCGAGCACGTCGAAGACGAGGACGACCTCCTCGACGCAGTCGCCGACGCGGACGTGCTCGTCACCCACCGGCTCCCCGACGACGTGCTCGAGGCTGCCGGCGACCTCGAGTGGGTACAGGCGCTGAGCGCCGGGACAGACTTCTTCGATCACGATGCGCTGGCCGACCGCGGCGTGGCGCTGACGAACGTCTCGGGGATCCACGCGAAACCGATCGGCCAGCAGGTGCTCGGCTACCTGCTGCACTTCGAACGGGGCTTCGACCGGGCGGTCGCCCAGCAACGCCGGCGGGAGTGGGAGCGGTACATGGGCGGCGAACTCGGCGACCGAACGGTCGGCATCGTCGGCGTCGGCGCGATCGGCTCGAAAGTGGCTGAGTACTGCCGGACCTTCGACGCCCGCGTGATCGGAACCAAGCGGGACCCGACCGACGCGCCCGACGGCGTCGACGAGATCTACGGGGCGGACGAACTCGAGTCCGTCCTCGAAGCGAGCGACTACCTCGTCCTGGCCTGCCCGCTGACCGACGAGACGCGGGGGCTGATCGACGCCGACGCCCTCGCGACGCTCTCGGACGACGCGGTGCTGGTCAACATCGCCCGCGGCGGGGTCGTCGACCAGCCCGCACTCGTCGACGCGCTCGAGGCCGACGAACTTGGCGGAGCCGCGCTGGACGTCTTCGAAGCGGAGCCCCTCCCAGCGGAGTCGCCGCTGTGGGACCGCGACGACGTGCTCGTGACGCCGCACATGGCGGGCAGCACGCCCCACTACTGGGAGCGCTGCGCCGACATCTTCCTGCGGAACTACGACCGGTTCCGCGAGGGCGAGGCCCTCGAGAACCGGGTCGTCTGA